A region from the Melioribacter roseus P3M-2 genome encodes:
- a CDS encoding aldose epimerase family protein, which yields MGRITIILLAVIMLSCNSDDENKVIQENFGVAPDGSPVFLYTMKNSNGMTVKLTNYGATLVSIVTPDKDGNFADIIAGFDSLSGYVNDNSFIGVTVGRYANRIGKGKFKIDDREYQLTINDGNNHLHGGVKGFHKLVWDSEIVTDDTSSYVVMKLHSPDGYEGYPGNVDVKVKFSLNDNNDLIIEYAGTTDKPTILNLTNHAYYNLSGNFENTILDHILTINADNFTPIDSELIPTGEIASVENTPMDFRKPTAVGARINEDYIQLKYGKGYDHNWALNEYDGNVRKAVTLSDPKSGRVLEIFTDQPGMQFYSGNFLNGTITGKGGIKYNYRTALCLEPQFFPDSPNKDNFDSPLLKPGEIYRQTTVYRFGIMK from the coding sequence ATGGGGAGAATAACAATTATTTTGCTGGCGGTTATTATGTTATCGTGCAATTCGGACGACGAAAACAAAGTAATTCAAGAAAATTTCGGCGTTGCTCCTGACGGTTCTCCCGTCTTTCTCTACACAATGAAAAATTCAAACGGCATGACCGTTAAACTTACCAATTACGGAGCTACTTTGGTTTCGATCGTAACGCCCGACAAAGACGGTAATTTTGCCGACATTATCGCCGGCTTCGATTCTTTGAGCGGTTACGTTAACGACAATTCCTTTATTGGAGTTACCGTAGGAAGATATGCCAACCGAATTGGCAAAGGAAAATTTAAAATCGATGATCGTGAATATCAGCTGACAATTAATGACGGCAACAATCATCTCCACGGGGGCGTAAAAGGATTTCATAAATTGGTGTGGGATTCGGAAATCGTTACAGACGATACGAGCTCATATGTGGTTATGAAACTGCACAGCCCGGACGGCTACGAAGGCTACCCCGGTAACGTTGATGTGAAAGTGAAATTTTCTTTGAATGATAATAACGATTTGATCATTGAGTACGCGGGCACAACCGATAAGCCTACCATTTTAAACCTTACCAATCACGCGTATTATAACCTTTCTGGTAATTTTGAAAATACAATATTAGATCACATCCTGACTATTAATGCGGATAATTTTACGCCTATTGATTCGGAATTAATTCCTACGGGAGAAATTGCGTCGGTTGAAAATACTCCGATGGATTTCAGAAAACCGACGGCGGTCGGAGCGCGTATTAACGAGGACTACATTCAGCTGAAGTACGGAAAAGGATACGACCATAATTGGGCTCTTAATGAGTACGACGGTAATGTAAGAAAAGCCGTAACCCTATCCGATCCCAAAAGCGGAAGAGTTTTGGAAATATTTACCGACCAGCCGGGTATGCAGTTCTACTCGGGAAATTTTTTGAACGGTACAATTACAGGCAAGGGCGGTATAAAATATAATTACAGAACGGCTTTGTGCCTGGAACCTCAATTTTTTCCCGATTCTCCGAACAAAGACAATTTTGATTCGCCTCTGTTAAAACCGGGCGAAATCTACCGACAAACAACGGTGTATCGCTTCGGCATTATGAAATAA
- a CDS encoding c-type cytochrome translates to MEFLDKYVLPQSAHHMILLKYLMALALLIFIPYISLLIGSLTFSLIFKNKSAKNNNAAHYKFSKFLIDLTTFNKVSALGLGLAPLLSISFGVAQLLHLSDVPAAGYILLSSIFYIAAIIFIYTFKYSFHLRDILGAVTENENIKEEIKEESSFYLSSANKLLRKSGFFGLALLLVSVYLFVGALNLTTRPELWDSGNYFINLIFSLQTVVGFLQIILFAFGFTAAFIIYRSYSSEAIKSDEKYFDFIKNFGLKTGLIISIILPLFIILSILVKSSQALSYNLFAYTLLALFVVMFISVLFYLMIRDAQLRYASSLVYLFVLAVFFVVMQEYSSLDTATKKQFAFLAANYDEYKSALEEEYGLKKVVINGADIYNGKCIACHQFDKKLVGPPYNETLPKYEGKREELVKFILNPVKINPDYPAMPNQGLKPAEAEAVVDYLLSTYKK, encoded by the coding sequence ATGGAATTCTTAGACAAATATGTTTTGCCCCAATCCGCGCATCATATGATTCTGCTGAAGTATCTGATGGCGCTGGCTTTATTGATTTTTATTCCTTACATCAGTTTGCTTATTGGGTCGCTGACTTTTTCTCTTATCTTTAAAAACAAGAGCGCAAAAAATAATAATGCCGCTCATTATAAATTTTCGAAATTTCTTATCGATTTGACAACCTTCAACAAGGTGTCTGCGCTCGGATTGGGATTGGCGCCCTTACTGAGCATATCATTCGGTGTGGCTCAGCTTTTACACCTTTCGGACGTACCGGCAGCAGGCTATATATTGCTTTCTTCCATATTTTATATCGCCGCTATTATATTTATTTATACGTTCAAATACAGCTTTCATCTGAGAGATATACTGGGAGCGGTAACCGAGAATGAAAATATTAAAGAAGAAATTAAAGAAGAATCGTCTTTCTACCTGAGTAGCGCCAATAAGCTTTTGAGGAAATCCGGCTTTTTCGGACTCGCTTTGTTATTAGTTTCCGTGTATTTGTTTGTAGGGGCGTTGAACTTGACTACACGGCCTGAGCTATGGGACTCAGGTAATTATTTTATTAATTTAATCTTTTCATTACAAACCGTAGTCGGATTCTTACAGATAATTTTATTCGCATTCGGGTTTACCGCCGCTTTTATAATTTATAGATCATATTCCTCCGAGGCAATTAAATCGGATGAAAAATACTTCGACTTTATAAAGAATTTCGGATTAAAAACAGGCCTGATTATTTCGATAATACTGCCTTTATTTATAATCCTGTCGATATTGGTAAAATCGAGCCAGGCATTGTCGTACAATCTTTTTGCCTATACGCTTTTGGCGCTCTTCGTAGTAATGTTTATAAGCGTTCTGTTTTATCTTATGATAAGGGACGCTCAATTAAGATACGCATCGTCGTTAGTCTATTTATTCGTTCTGGCGGTATTCTTCGTTGTAATGCAGGAATATTCTTCGTTGGATACGGCGACAAAGAAACAATTTGCATTTCTCGCTGCAAATTACGATGAATATAAATCCGCTCTGGAAGAAGAATACGGCTTGAAGAAAGTAGTAATAAACGGCGCGGATATTTATAACGGAAAATGTATAGCATGCCATCAATTCGACAAGAAATTGGTAGGCCCGCCTTATAACGAAACGCTCCCCAAATACGAAGGCAAGAGAGAAGAATTGGTCAAATTTATTTTGAATCCGGTAAAAATAAATCCCGATTATCCCGCCATGCCTAATCAAGGTCTCAAACCGGCCGAGGCCGAAGCCGTTGTGGACTACCTGTTGAGCACGTATAAAAAATAA
- a CDS encoding protoheme IX farnesyltransferase — protein MAGLSYGLTDIKTFGIAGVKNAMELFSELAKVKITAFVAMSTSVGYILYAETITWQMLIVTFGVFLMACGSSVINEIQERERDKLMDRTKGRPIPSGRISVQSASVIALLLAAGAGLIIYISSNITALALSFLALIWYNAVYTPLKRINALAIIPGSLIGAIPPVIGYTAAGGGLFDLQILSLALFFFIWQIPHFWLLLLLHSKDYEKAGFPVLTSNFSESQLGRITFVWIVALAVSSLFIPFYSVNFSIYSFMAFLLLSIWLIFDTKNILKTYFYDKGARVKRVLFKEAFIKVNLFVLVITVIISISKLFLTEI, from the coding sequence ATGGCGGGATTATCCTACGGGTTAACGGACATTAAAACCTTCGGCATTGCCGGTGTTAAAAATGCAATGGAGCTATTTTCCGAATTGGCAAAGGTCAAAATTACGGCTTTCGTCGCAATGTCGACGTCCGTAGGGTACATTCTTTATGCTGAAACCATAACCTGGCAAATGTTAATAGTTACGTTTGGCGTTTTTTTAATGGCTTGCGGTTCATCGGTTATAAACGAAATTCAGGAAAGAGAAAGAGATAAATTAATGGACAGGACCAAAGGCAGGCCTATACCGTCGGGCAGAATTTCGGTTCAGAGCGCAAGCGTAATTGCTCTGCTTTTGGCGGCGGGAGCGGGATTAATAATTTATATCAGCTCCAATATTACCGCTTTGGCGCTTTCATTTCTAGCTTTAATCTGGTACAATGCTGTATATACGCCGTTAAAAAGAATTAATGCGCTTGCAATTATACCAGGTTCGTTGATTGGAGCGATACCGCCCGTTATCGGTTACACTGCCGCAGGAGGAGGTCTTTTCGATTTGCAAATTTTATCGCTGGCTCTATTTTTCTTTATATGGCAGATACCCCATTTCTGGCTTCTTTTGTTGCTGCATAGCAAGGATTATGAAAAGGCAGGCTTCCCCGTGCTTACTTCAAATTTCTCCGAGTCGCAGTTAGGCAGAATAACTTTCGTCTGGATTGTAGCGCTGGCCGTAAGCAGTTTGTTTATTCCGTTTTATTCGGTCAATTTCAGTATCTATTCTTTTATGGCTTTTCTGCTACTTAGTATCTGGCTCATATTCGATACGAAAAATATTCTTAAGACCTACTTTTACGATAAAGGAGCCCGCGTCAAGAGAGTATTGTTCAAAGAAGCGTTTATAAAAGTTAATCTGTTCGTGCTGGTAATTACCGTAATAATTTCAATAAGTAAATTATTCCTAACAGAAATTTAA
- the coxB gene encoding cytochrome c oxidase subunit II, producing the protein MSPAPSIHTETVDFVMLYIVGISVILLLGITITMIYFVFKYNRKKGHRPVDIHGNIWLEIVWIAIPTLIVLSMFYYGYTGFSEMRKIPENAFEVDVTARMWSWEFNYKNGLRTDTLYVPVNEPVVLKLKSMDVNHSFYIPAFRIKEDAIPNKVNFLSFTAAKPGDYDVACAEYCGLNHSMMYTKVVAMEKSDFEKLYNQKKTVEESE; encoded by the coding sequence ATGTCGCCTGCACCGTCAATACATACGGAAACAGTTGATTTTGTAATGCTCTATATAGTAGGAATCTCCGTAATACTCCTTCTGGGCATTACGATTACAATGATATATTTCGTTTTCAAATACAACCGAAAAAAAGGCCACAGGCCGGTTGATATCCACGGCAATATATGGCTCGAAATAGTTTGGATCGCAATTCCCACGCTAATCGTATTGTCGATGTTCTATTACGGGTATACTGGATTCAGCGAAATGAGAAAGATTCCCGAAAATGCGTTTGAAGTGGACGTTACGGCAAGAATGTGGTCTTGGGAATTTAATTATAAAAACGGATTGCGTACAGATACTCTCTATGTGCCTGTGAACGAGCCGGTGGTACTGAAATTGAAATCGATGGATGTAAATCATTCGTTCTATATACCCGCTTTCAGAATCAAAGAAGATGCAATTCCCAATAAGGTAAACTTTCTCTCTTTTACGGCGGCTAAGCCGGGAGACTACGACGTTGCGTGCGCCGAGTATTGCGGCTTGAACCATTCAATGATGTACACTAAAGTGGTCGCTATGGAAAAGTCCGATTTCGAAAAATTGTATAACCAAAAGAAAACAGTTGAAGAAAGCGAATAG
- a CDS encoding cytochrome C oxidase subunit IV family protein codes for MENKKHIIGYNAYIIVWLSLLALTAITVSVAGIHLGDYTLLIAMFIAAIKSALVINIFMHIKFDEPIFKVFLALSGLTLLIIFVLTFFDFIYR; via the coding sequence ATGGAAAATAAAAAACATATTATCGGTTACAACGCTTATATTATTGTTTGGTTATCGTTATTGGCGCTAACTGCAATCACGGTATCTGTTGCCGGCATCCATTTGGGAGATTATACATTACTTATTGCGATGTTTATAGCCGCAATAAAGTCGGCGTTGGTAATTAATATTTTTATGCATATAAAATTCGACGAGCCGATTTTTAAGGTGTTCCTGGCTCTCAGCGGATTAACATTATTGATAATTTTTGTATTAACATTTTTTGATTTTATTTATCGTTGA
- a CDS encoding cytochrome c oxidase subunit 3 family protein produces MNHNSVAGNENNHTAAHVHRDDVGAKLGMWLFLFTEVLLFGGMFLAYAVYRYQYPDQFRIAAMELNTGIGTLNTVILLTSSLTVALSIAAIQKKNKFLSILMLSLTVVFALMFMVNKYFEWMAKIDHGIFPGSEELLGRPNGQILFFGLYYVMTGLHGLHVFIGVIVLLFMLYFLIKNDITPDNYTKLENAGLYWHLVDLIWIFLFPLFYLIQ; encoded by the coding sequence ATGAATCATAACAGCGTTGCCGGTAACGAAAATAATCATACAGCGGCGCACGTGCATCGCGACGATGTGGGAGCTAAATTGGGTATGTGGCTGTTCCTGTTTACCGAAGTCCTTTTATTCGGAGGAATGTTTCTGGCATATGCGGTTTACAGGTACCAGTATCCAGATCAATTCCGTATTGCGGCTATGGAACTCAATACCGGTATCGGTACGCTTAACACCGTAATTCTTCTGACAAGCAGTCTTACGGTCGCTCTTTCAATTGCGGCTATTCAGAAGAAAAATAAATTTTTATCGATCTTAATGCTTTCGCTTACGGTTGTGTTTGCTCTGATGTTCATGGTAAATAAATATTTCGAATGGATGGCAAAAATAGACCATGGAATTTTCCCGGGCTCCGAAGAATTATTGGGGAGACCGAACGGTCAGATTCTATTCTTCGGTCTCTATTATGTAATGACGGGGCTGCATGGTCTCCACGTATTTATCGGCGTTATTGTGCTCTTGTTTATGCTCTATTTTTTAATAAAGAACGATATTACACCCGATAATTATACCAAACTGGAAAATGCCGGACTTTACTGGCATCTTGTGGATTTGATCTGGATATTTCTTTTCCCGCTCTTTTATCTTATACAGTGA
- the ctaD gene encoding cytochrome c oxidase subunit I produces the protein MANGAVAIEEKNFYQQSTNKYSGILSWLLTTDHKRIGLMYLYTISFFFIVGVIIGILMRLELIAPGKTIMDAQTYNTLFTLHGVIMIFLFIVPGLPAIFGNFFLPIQIGARDVAFPRLNLLSYYVYVAGAILVFISLFLPGGPIDTGWTFYIPYSVRSSTNVSMAIFAAFVLGFSSILTGINFVTTVHRLRAPGMTFFKMPLFVWATYATAWIQIIATPVIGITILLVIIERAFGVGIFDPALGGDPILYQHLFWIYSHPAVYIMILPAMGVVSEIIPTFARRTIFGYKAIAMSSLAIAFVGYLVWAHHMFTSGMSDTARWIFSLLTFIVALPSGVKVFNWVATMYKGSIDPQTPFLWVMSFIVLFSIGGLTGLVLGSLATDVHLHDTYFVVAHFHYVMFGGTGTIFFAALHYWFPKMFGRMYFKKPANIAVLLFFIGFNMLYFTKFIMGYMGMPRRYYDYLPQFATLQEISTVGSWILALAIFIMLGNLIYSLRKGPKAGPNPWGGVTLEWHIPSPPPMENFKEIPTVTHEPYDFSQLKEMKNES, from the coding sequence ATGGCAAACGGAGCTGTTGCAATAGAAGAAAAGAATTTTTATCAGCAGAGCACAAATAAATATTCGGGAATACTGTCCTGGTTGTTGACGACCGACCATAAAAGAATCGGATTGATGTATTTATACACAATTTCGTTTTTCTTTATCGTCGGCGTTATAATCGGAATTCTGATGAGGCTGGAATTAATTGCGCCCGGCAAGACGATAATGGACGCGCAAACATATAATACATTGTTCACGCTTCACGGCGTAATAATGATTTTTCTTTTTATTGTTCCGGGCTTGCCGGCGATATTCGGAAACTTCTTCCTGCCTATTCAGATAGGAGCGCGCGACGTGGCATTCCCAAGATTGAATTTGCTCTCTTATTATGTTTATGTTGCCGGGGCAATTCTTGTTTTTATTTCTTTGTTCCTGCCGGGCGGACCGATTGATACCGGATGGACTTTTTACATACCGTACAGCGTACGCAGTTCAACGAATGTTTCGATGGCGATATTCGCGGCTTTTGTGCTCGGATTTTCTTCAATATTAACGGGAATAAATTTTGTAACCACCGTGCATCGTTTACGGGCGCCGGGAATGACTTTTTTCAAAATGCCGCTTTTCGTATGGGCTACTTACGCCACCGCATGGATTCAAATTATTGCAACGCCGGTCATCGGTATTACAATATTGTTGGTTATTATTGAACGCGCATTCGGAGTGGGAATCTTCGATCCTGCATTGGGCGGCGATCCGATTTTATATCAACATCTGTTCTGGATCTACTCGCATCCGGCAGTCTATATTATGATACTGCCGGCAATGGGCGTAGTCTCGGAAATCATTCCTACATTTGCAAGGCGTACGATTTTCGGTTACAAAGCTATTGCAATGTCGTCGCTTGCAATTGCATTCGTCGGCTATCTTGTATGGGCGCATCATATGTTTACAAGCGGGATGAGCGACACAGCCAGATGGATATTTTCTCTACTGACGTTTATTGTGGCTTTGCCAAGCGGCGTTAAAGTTTTCAACTGGGTCGCCACTATGTATAAAGGCTCAATCGATCCGCAGACTCCGTTTTTGTGGGTGATGTCGTTTATAGTGCTCTTCTCGATCGGAGGATTGACGGGGTTGGTGCTCGGTTCTTTGGCGACGGACGTCCATTTGCACGACACGTATTTTGTAGTGGCGCATTTTCATTATGTAATGTTTGGAGGAACAGGCACAATCTTTTTTGCCGCGCTTCATTACTGGTTCCCGAAAATGTTCGGCAGAATGTATTTTAAGAAACCAGCCAACATAGCGGTTCTGCTTTTCTTTATCGGATTCAATATGCTCTATTTTACAAAATTCATTATGGGATATATGGGAATGCCGAGAAGATATTACGACTATCTGCCGCAGTTTGCCACATTGCAGGAAATTTCCACAGTCGGTTCGTGGATTCTGGCGCTGGCAATTTTTATAATGTTAGGCAATTTAATCTATTCATTGCGCAAAGGTCCCAAAGCGGGTCCCAATCCGTGGGGAGGCGTCACGCTTGAATGGCATATACCTTCTCCGCCTCCTATGGAAAATTTCAAAGAAATACCTACGGTTACTCATGAACCTTACGATTTCAGCCAGCTCAAGGAGATGAAAAATGAATCATAA
- a CDS encoding SCO family protein, whose protein sequence is MKKIFITTFLALLITTNFTFGQKRVDVGVDEQLGKYIPDDARFVTSTGDTVNLKSLIDKPALLALVYYECPGICSPMLNELAWTIDKVDLAPGRDYKIISLSFDHREKPAIAAKWKKNYLESIKKKISPEDWIFLTGDSINIKKVTDAAGFYYKPTKDSQYVHPATVIALSPEGKITRYLFGVTFNPFDVKMAMLEAKAGKENPTISKVLQFCYSYDPEGRSYTLNITRIIGAIMLLGVGLFAAVLLFKKRSKTTE, encoded by the coding sequence ATGAAAAAAATATTTATAACAACTTTTTTGGCGCTATTAATAACGACTAATTTTACGTTCGGACAAAAGCGCGTAGACGTAGGCGTAGACGAGCAACTGGGCAAATATATTCCCGACGACGCCCGGTTCGTAACGTCGACCGGCGACACCGTAAATTTGAAAAGTTTGATCGATAAACCGGCGCTGCTGGCGTTGGTTTATTATGAATGCCCCGGCATTTGCAGTCCTATGTTAAACGAATTGGCGTGGACTATCGATAAAGTTGATTTAGCGCCGGGCAGAGACTACAAAATTATTTCGCTCAGTTTCGATCACAGGGAAAAACCGGCGATTGCCGCCAAATGGAAAAAAAATTATCTTGAATCGATTAAAAAGAAAATAAGTCCCGAAGACTGGATATTTTTAACGGGCGACAGTATAAACATTAAGAAAGTTACCGACGCTGCGGGATTTTACTATAAACCCACAAAAGACAGCCAGTATGTTCATCCGGCTACTGTTATTGCGCTTTCGCCGGAAGGGAAGATTACGCGTTATCTGTTCGGCGTAACGTTCAATCCTTTCGACGTTAAAATGGCGATGCTGGAAGCAAAAGCCGGGAAAGAAAATCCGACTATTTCAAAAGTTCTTCAGTTTTGTTATAGTTACGATCCCGAAGGGCGCTCTTATACTTTGAATATAACGAGGATAATCGGCGCTATTATGCTGCTGGGGGTAGGACTCTTTGCAGCCGTATTATTATTCAAAAAAAGAAGTAAGACAACGGAGTAA
- a CDS encoding c-type cytochrome, with translation MEKKIKVEDEIKFRELLKNPVRLFGWFFPYFLLILLMAGIYFGHNLITISFNEQPVGVKDSSIVKKEIVQTKGGIMPAVDLNKVKSPSEEMLAHGKELYDANCQSCHGSEGRGDGPAGAALNPKPRNFHQQDGWTNGRTIDMMYKTLQEGIIQNGMAAYEYLPPEDRFAIIHYIRTFAEFPPVTDEELKNIDMLYNVTAGVEIPNKIPVSKAIDILTEENQTLLERTSSIVKRIEDDKTSNSTANMIIQYTFDLNKLVYAFLSDGNITYEKFKAIKGNYPVSVGLKPGIEKIREDDLKNIYDYLISINR, from the coding sequence ATGGAAAAAAAGATAAAAGTAGAAGACGAAATTAAATTCAGAGAACTTCTGAAAAATCCCGTCCGATTATTCGGATGGTTTTTCCCTTATTTTCTATTGATTCTTTTAATGGCGGGCATTTATTTCGGTCATAATCTGATAACGATTTCTTTTAACGAGCAGCCTGTGGGCGTTAAAGACAGTTCGATTGTAAAAAAAGAAATTGTACAGACAAAAGGCGGCATTATGCCGGCAGTCGATCTTAATAAAGTCAAATCTCCTTCGGAGGAAATGCTGGCTCACGGCAAAGAATTGTACGACGCAAATTGCCAGTCGTGTCACGGCTCCGAAGGTAGAGGCGACGGACCTGCCGGAGCGGCTTTAAATCCCAAACCTCGAAACTTTCATCAGCAAGACGGATGGACAAACGGCAGAACTATCGACATGATGTACAAAACGCTGCAGGAAGGAATAATTCAAAACGGAATGGCGGCTTACGAATATCTGCCTCCCGAAGACAGATTTGCAATCATCCATTATATCAGGACTTTTGCGGAATTCCCCCCGGTAACAGACGAAGAATTGAAAAATATCGATATGCTCTATAATGTAACCGCAGGCGTCGAAATCCCGAATAAAATTCCGGTGAGCAAAGCAATTGATATTCTTACCGAAGAAAATCAAACGCTGTTAGAAAGAACATCGAGCATTGTAAAAAGAATAGAAGATGATAAGACTTCCAATTCTACTGCAAATATGATTATTCAATATACGTTTGACCTGAACAAACTGGTCTATGCCTTCTTATCGGACGGAAATATCACTTACGAAAAATTCAAAGCAATAAAGGGTAACTATCCGGTATCGGTAGGGTTAAAGCCGGGCATAGAAAAAATTAGAGAAGACGACCTGAAAAATATATATGATTATTTAATATCGATAAATAGATAA
- a CDS encoding quinol:electron acceptor oxidoreductase subunit ActD has product MKDKILYGYSALFDNPDDIIEAAEKTVDAGYKKYDVHSPYPIHGMPEAMKLPPSKLGYVALVVGLSGALTALLLMYWISAVDYPIVIGGKPLFSFPAYVPVIFEVTVLSASIATVLAMLFIFFKLPNNAHPLHGTDYMKQVSSDKYGLFIHAEDDKFNEEEVKRFLESLRAKEISPVYYDENEISFKPRLLEPKFIMFLLATAVITSGATYFTLNKLLFMVPFNWMMEQDKLTPQSVSSIFADGFGMRPPVEGTVARGEEFYPYKNMPEEAGKYLINPLPMSKKVLKLGEKKYDIYCSPCHGYHAEGDSRLRGQFPNPPSLHSEKVRNWSDGRIFHVITEGQNAMPSYSTQLNEEERWAVVNYVRALQRALNARETDLK; this is encoded by the coding sequence ATGAAAGATAAAATTTTATACGGTTATTCCGCTTTGTTCGATAATCCCGATGATATAATTGAAGCCGCCGAAAAGACGGTGGACGCGGGATATAAAAAGTACGACGTTCATTCGCCGTATCCGATACACGGAATGCCGGAGGCGATGAAACTGCCGCCGTCGAAATTAGGCTACGTTGCTCTGGTAGTAGGACTATCGGGAGCGTTGACTGCTCTGCTCTTGATGTACTGGATTTCCGCAGTCGACTATCCGATAGTGATTGGCGGAAAACCGCTTTTTTCTTTCCCGGCGTACGTGCCCGTTATTTTCGAAGTAACTGTTTTGTCGGCTTCGATTGCAACCGTTCTTGCCATGCTCTTTATCTTTTTTAAGCTTCCGAACAACGCTCATCCGTTGCACGGCACAGATTACATGAAACAAGTCTCGTCCGATAAGTACGGTTTGTTTATTCATGCCGAGGATGATAAGTTTAATGAAGAAGAAGTAAAGAGATTTTTGGAATCGTTACGCGCTAAAGAAATATCCCCCGTTTATTATGACGAAAACGAAATTTCATTCAAACCGCGACTGCTCGAACCGAAATTTATAATGTTTCTTTTGGCGACTGCGGTTATTACGTCGGGCGCTACTTATTTTACGCTCAATAAATTATTGTTTATGGTTCCGTTTAATTGGATGATGGAGCAGGATAAACTGACGCCTCAATCCGTAAGCTCTATATTTGCAGACGGTTTCGGCATGAGACCTCCTGTAGAAGGTACCGTTGCCAGAGGCGAAGAGTTTTATCCTTATAAAAATATGCCCGAGGAAGCGGGCAAGTATTTGATAAACCCTCTCCCGATGTCGAAGAAAGTGTTGAAGCTCGGCGAAAAAAAATATGATATTTATTGCAGCCCCTGTCACGGATATCACGCGGAAGGCGACAGCAGGTTGAGAGGTCAGTTTCCTAATCCTCCCTCGCTCCACTCCGAAAAAGTAAGAAATTGGAGCGACGGTCGTATCTTTCACGTTATAACCGAAGGACAAAACGCCATGCCGTCGTATTCTACGCAATTAAACGAAGAAGAAAGATGGGCGGTGGTTAATTATGTAAGAGCTTTACAGAGGGCGTTGAACGCCAGGGAAACCGATTTAAAATGA